The Nocardia arthritidis genome has a window encoding:
- a CDS encoding ATP-binding protein — protein sequence MQAAVTVTPARLPELLLGLATVRPVFLWGAPGIGKSSLVRDFAESLGLACVSLLGTQLAPEDLMGVPQIRDGRSIFCPPETIARDEPYCLFLDELNAATPDVQKAFYSLILDRRIGNYELPQGSIVIGAGNRATDNALARPMASALINRLAHVHLAASSADWLEWAAGHGIHPWVIDYLTDRPDHLWTAPPKTEEPFSTPRSWHILSDALHSFGPALDEDILAVVAQGTLTPAHAAAFRGYVKTVRSRYGIEAILKGEASWPHRVEDRDLLYFLADSFRGRLIKELPANKQHASPAVMKMAYRAKSLLVQLAEISVEVAQTVIAADADGHPVLPGWFLIEAARDTPRLVEARA from the coding sequence GTGCAGGCTGCTGTCACGGTCACCCCGGCCCGCTTGCCCGAGCTACTACTCGGGCTCGCCACGGTGCGCCCCGTATTCCTCTGGGGCGCACCGGGTATCGGCAAGTCGTCACTCGTGCGCGACTTCGCCGAATCGCTCGGGTTGGCATGCGTGAGCCTGCTCGGCACGCAGCTGGCGCCGGAGGATCTGATGGGGGTGCCGCAGATCCGCGACGGGCGCTCCATATTCTGCCCGCCGGAGACGATCGCCCGCGACGAACCGTACTGCCTATTCCTCGACGAGCTCAACGCGGCGACACCCGATGTGCAGAAGGCCTTCTATTCCTTGATTCTCGATCGCCGGATCGGGAATTACGAACTGCCGCAGGGCAGCATCGTCATCGGCGCCGGAAATCGGGCCACCGACAACGCATTGGCGCGGCCGATGGCCTCGGCGTTGATCAACCGCCTCGCCCACGTGCATCTCGCGGCCTCGTCGGCGGATTGGCTGGAGTGGGCGGCCGGTCACGGCATCCACCCGTGGGTGATCGACTACCTGACCGATCGCCCCGATCACCTGTGGACGGCGCCGCCGAAGACAGAGGAGCCGTTCTCCACCCCACGCTCCTGGCACATATTGTCCGACGCGCTGCATTCCTTCGGCCCGGCCCTGGACGAGGACATCCTCGCCGTGGTCGCACAGGGCACGCTGACACCCGCGCACGCGGCGGCGTTCCGTGGATACGTGAAGACGGTCCGCAGCCGCTACGGCATCGAGGCGATCCTCAAGGGCGAGGCGTCATGGCCGCATCGCGTCGAAGACCGGGATCTGCTGTATTTCCTTGCGGATTCGTTCCGCGGACGGCTGATCAAGGAGCTGCCCGCGAACAAGCAGCACGCCTCGCCCGCGGTCATGAAAATGGCCTACCGTGCGAAATCGCTGCTGGTGCAGTTGGCGGAGATCTCGGTCGAGGTGGCGCAGACCGTGATCGCCGCCGACGCCGACGGCCATCCGGTGCTGCCCGGCTGGTTCCTGATCGAGGCCGCCCGCGACACGCCTCGACTCGTCGAGGCCAGGGCGTGA
- a CDS encoding DUF4360 domain-containing protein, with protein MVTVNGSGCPPGSAAVAVAPDNTSFTVTYSQYTAQVGVGASPTDFRKNCQLNLLVHYPQGFTYGIGEADYRGFAHLEAGASGLERARYYFQGNSPSTYIDHPFNGVYDDDWQTTDTAPVGSIVFLPCGENRNFNINTELRVNAGSSDPTRTTSFMTMDSADGSITTTYHFSWKQC; from the coding sequence GTGGTGACCGTGAACGGAAGCGGCTGCCCGCCCGGATCCGCGGCCGTCGCGGTCGCGCCGGACAATACGTCCTTCACGGTGACGTACAGTCAGTACACCGCGCAGGTCGGCGTCGGGGCGAGCCCGACCGATTTCCGCAAGAATTGCCAGCTGAACCTGCTGGTGCATTACCCCCAGGGTTTCACCTACGGCATAGGTGAGGCGGACTACCGCGGATTCGCCCATCTCGAGGCCGGTGCCAGCGGCCTGGAGCGGGCGCGGTACTACTTCCAGGGCAATTCGCCGAGCACGTATATCGACCACCCGTTCAACGGTGTGTACGACGACGACTGGCAGACAACGGATACGGCCCCGGTCGGGTCGATCGTATTCCTGCCCTGCGGCGAAAACCGCAACTTCAATATCAATACCGAACTGCGGGTGAACGCGGGCTCCTCGGATCCGACCAGGACCACCAGCTTCATGACCATGGATTCCGCGGACGGCAGCATCACCACCACTTACCATTTCTCGTGGAAGCAGTGCTGA
- a CDS encoding ribbon-helix-helix protein, CopG family: MLSHQPFNCEAKTLRHKAIHHMAERRGAPFMKRYTAETRLTVMFTSAAISLVGPLARAHSASEEEMICAAVVAMLDYFDADDEIRAPAERVDAGTYRVSDAGIVESRDFDPLTGAIVHDGSDTRVGVPVDIHLDAPTSARLADLCARLQRSRAWAIRMSVDRYLFDQLTATAPGTARAPGEGASAG, from the coding sequence GTGTTGTCGCATCAGCCTTTCAATTGTGAAGCAAAGACATTGCGCCACAAAGCCATTCACCACATGGCCGAAAGACGAGGTGCGCCGTTCATGAAGCGCTACACCGCCGAAACACGACTCACCGTAATGTTCACGTCAGCCGCCATATCGCTTGTGGGCCCACTGGCGCGCGCGCACTCCGCCTCGGAAGAGGAAATGATCTGCGCGGCCGTCGTCGCGATGCTCGATTACTTCGATGCCGACGATGAAATCCGAGCACCGGCCGAAAGAGTGGACGCAGGCACGTATCGGGTATCCGACGCGGGCATCGTCGAATCCAGAGATTTCGACCCGCTGACGGGCGCCATCGTGCACGACGGATCGGATACCCGGGTCGGCGTGCCCGTCGATATCCATCTCGATGCGCCGACCTCGGCACGATTGGCCGATCTCTGTGCACGGTTGCAGCGCAGCAGAGCCTGGGCGATTCGCATGTCGGTCGATCGCTACCTCTTCGATCAACTCACGGCTACCGCTCCGGGTACGGCGCGGGCACCGGGCGAAGGGGCTTCGGCCGGCTGA
- a CDS encoding TauD/TfdA family dioxygenase has translation MIPGLTSGEVVALTEPETAHVWDSALRAAYKQADPAESAADLIADLPRRLIAALLRFRAVGTTHNALLLRGMCGDLAELPTTPATVTPGALPPTVGAAELLLLAVSLLLGEPFTFRGLYDGRLVQHVIPVPGHESAQSSAGSASMLQWHVEDGFTDDRCHYFGLLCLRGHPGAVTMLAPARNLDLAADVAAVLREPRFMIAADIAHDGPCHTAPVIGPVLTGPDTDPEICFDAIYQQPADPADRPAAAALTALSAALDRATIGHELRPGDVLVADNRRIVHGRTLFHPRYDGFDRWLLRAMTSASIEAQRRRGSVRLVG, from the coding sequence TTGATTCCGGGTCTCACCTCCGGCGAGGTAGTGGCACTGACCGAGCCGGAGACGGCACACGTCTGGGATTCGGCGCTGCGGGCGGCGTATAAGCAGGCGGATCCCGCCGAGTCCGCCGCCGATCTGATCGCCGATCTGCCCCGGCGCCTGATCGCCGCCCTGCTTCGGTTTCGTGCCGTCGGCACGACACACAACGCGCTGTTGCTGCGGGGCATGTGCGGGGACCTGGCCGAATTGCCGACCACCCCGGCCACGGTGACACCGGGCGCGCTGCCGCCCACGGTCGGGGCCGCCGAATTGCTGCTACTCGCCGTGTCGTTGCTGCTCGGTGAGCCGTTCACGTTCCGGGGGCTGTACGACGGGCGGCTGGTGCAGCATGTCATCCCGGTCCCGGGGCACGAGAGCGCGCAATCCAGCGCGGGCAGTGCGTCGATGTTGCAGTGGCACGTCGAGGACGGTTTCACCGACGACCGCTGCCACTACTTCGGCCTGCTCTGTCTGCGCGGCCATCCAGGAGCCGTGACGATGCTCGCGCCCGCCCGGAATCTCGATCTGGCCGCCGATGTCGCGGCCGTGCTGCGTGAGCCCCGGTTCATGATCGCCGCCGACATCGCCCATGACGGGCCCTGTCATACCGCACCGGTCATCGGACCGGTGCTGACCGGACCGGACACCGACCCGGAGATCTGTTTCGATGCGATCTATCAGCAGCCGGCCGACCCCGCCGATCGTCCGGCGGCCGCCGCGCTGACGGCGCTTTCGGCCGCGCTGGATCGCGCCACGATCGGTCACGAACTGCGCCCCGGTGATGTGCTGGTGGCCGACAATCGCCGAATAGTCCACGGCCGCACCCTGTTTCATCCACGCTACGACGGTTTCGACCGATGGCTGCTGCGCGCTATGACGTCGGCCTCGATCGAGGCGCAACGTCGCCGTGGTTCGGTCCGCCTGGTCGGCTGA
- a CDS encoding scyllo-inosamine-4-phosphate amidinotransferase produces the protein MTYSATPRPAPAPPMAEPGPVESHDEFSPLLEVLVGTAEGARIPPLDRSAWLNLYPDLDAAELAGVEVGAFPPRVLAEAAEDLDGLAELLEGLGIRVFRPAPVAHEREFGTPHWRTSGFYSYCPRDLALIVGSTIIEAPSPMRARLFELAGMRELFQQRMLAGSVWIAAPQPQLRDDLFPDDGHGRVTLGETEPVFDAANVLRCGSDLFYLVSASGNELGHRWLQTTLSALGDYRVHPIRGVYPYTHIDSTISLLREGLALLNPERISDPAQLPEPLRSWEHIWCPPMAASPCSARYPLSSTWIGMNLLMVRPDLAVVDAAQHDLGVALRRRGIEVVPYTLRHARTMGGGLHCVTLDLRRSAGHGVARSTRRTDHAGLRGLVVKDSWSAGRP, from the coding sequence GTGACGTACTCGGCCACGCCGCGGCCTGCCCCTGCCCCGCCTATGGCCGAGCCCGGTCCGGTGGAATCACATGACGAATTCAGCCCGCTGCTCGAGGTACTCGTCGGCACCGCGGAAGGTGCGCGAATACCGCCACTGGACCGTTCGGCATGGCTGAATCTCTATCCGGATCTCGATGCCGCCGAGCTGGCCGGTGTCGAGGTCGGCGCCTTTCCGCCCCGGGTGCTCGCAGAGGCCGCCGAGGATCTCGACGGACTCGCCGAGCTGCTGGAAGGCCTCGGGATTCGGGTGTTTCGGCCGGCCCCGGTGGCACATGAGCGCGAGTTCGGTACGCCGCACTGGCGTACCAGCGGCTTCTATTCCTACTGCCCCCGTGACCTCGCGCTGATCGTCGGCTCGACCATTATCGAGGCGCCGAGTCCTATGCGGGCGCGGCTGTTCGAACTCGCGGGCATGCGAGAGCTGTTCCAGCAGCGCATGCTCGCCGGATCGGTGTGGATCGCGGCGCCGCAGCCGCAACTGCGGGACGACTTGTTCCCCGACGACGGTCACGGCCGGGTCACCTTGGGCGAGACCGAACCGGTCTTCGACGCCGCGAACGTCCTGCGCTGCGGATCCGATCTGTTCTACCTGGTATCGGCCAGCGGCAACGAACTCGGCCATCGCTGGTTGCAGACCACGCTGTCCGCGCTGGGGGACTATCGCGTGCACCCGATTCGCGGCGTCTACCCCTATACCCACATCGATTCCACGATCAGCCTGCTGCGCGAGGGACTGGCGCTGTTGAATCCCGAACGGATCAGCGATCCGGCACAACTGCCCGAACCTCTCCGGTCGTGGGAGCACATCTGGTGTCCGCCGATGGCCGCCTCGCCCTGTTCCGCACGGTATCCGTTGTCATCGACATGGATCGGGATGAACCTGTTGATGGTGCGACCCGACCTCGCCGTCGTCGATGCCGCACAACACGACCTCGGTGTGGCCCTGCGGCGGCGTGGAATCGAGGTCGTCCCGTATACGCTTCGGCACGCGCGCACGATGGGCGGCGGATTGCATTGTGTCACTCTCGATCTGCGCCGAAGCGCCGGGCACGGCGTGGCGCGGTCCACTCGCCGAACCGATCACGCGGGGCTTCGCGGCCTGGTGGTGAAGGATTCCTGGTCGGCAGGGCGCCCGTGA
- a CDS encoding FAD-dependent oxidoreductase, whose protein sequence is MRTLDAVEEVLAMADVSFKHIEDREPESLIETALRTGRVVVVGHGIVGHQIVYSLFSAARRASSPIQILWIADRHDHRIASFGATGWHMPFLHGDPRIATWARRSFLNWPMLTELGFGNFLARTESVYLTRERGVHIPAGHPGTAMSSDPTAYSAPFYRRANFLDDGSIISTCSLMPKLYAAVEKLPGVTTRLLHLRDLGELLAVTAEFGAEIACVAAGDRAQFLLGDKRIEGDLGILLLVDIRKVPAPFDRIVLMDQDRDHELTYSIPHRACGHVCLGGASGRLVTEPEEYDELERGLADPARAPGYITEAVREIRDRVFERFPAFGPALAGSEIRYWYGLRPSAERAIAEWVPRGITGHIGVLHLGGLAGCGFTVVPAFVADGLAIRRPTPGMEAHLGRPTPAHSV, encoded by the coding sequence GTGAGGACCCTTGATGCGGTGGAAGAGGTGCTCGCCATGGCCGATGTCAGCTTCAAGCACATCGAGGATCGCGAGCCGGAGTCGTTAATCGAGACCGCGCTGCGCACCGGGCGGGTGGTCGTGGTAGGCCACGGAATCGTCGGCCACCAAATCGTGTACAGCTTATTCTCGGCAGCCCGCCGCGCGTCCAGCCCCATCCAGATTCTGTGGATCGCCGATCGACATGATCATCGCATCGCGAGTTTCGGTGCCACCGGCTGGCACATGCCATTCCTGCATGGCGATCCCAGGATCGCCACATGGGCGCGACGATCTTTCCTGAACTGGCCCATGCTGACCGAGCTCGGTTTCGGAAATTTCCTTGCCCGCACCGAAAGCGTTTACCTCACACGTGAACGCGGTGTGCATATCCCGGCCGGACATCCGGGCACCGCGATGTCATCGGATCCGACCGCTTACTCGGCGCCCTTCTATCGTCGAGCCAATTTTCTCGACGACGGATCCATTATTTCCACCTGTTCTCTCATGCCCAAGCTGTACGCCGCGGTAGAAAAACTTCCCGGTGTCACGACCCGCCTGCTCCATCTGCGCGACCTCGGCGAGCTACTGGCCGTCACCGCCGAATTCGGTGCCGAGATCGCCTGCGTCGCCGCGGGTGATCGCGCACAATTCTTACTCGGGGACAAACGAATCGAAGGAGATCTCGGGATATTACTTCTCGTCGATATTCGGAAAGTGCCCGCGCCGTTCGACCGGATTGTCCTGATGGACCAGGATCGGGACCACGAGTTGACCTACAGCATCCCTCATCGTGCATGTGGCCACGTATGCCTCGGCGGCGCGTCCGGACGGCTCGTCACGGAACCGGAGGAATACGACGAACTGGAGCGAGGACTCGCCGACCCCGCACGCGCTCCCGGGTATATCACCGAGGCGGTCCGGGAGATCAGGGACCGCGTATTCGAGCGTTTTCCGGCGTTCGGCCCCGCCCTGGCGGGCAGTGAAATTCGGTATTGGTACGGGCTTCGGCCCTCCGCCGAACGGGCCATCGCCGAATGGGTCCCGCGTGGCATCACCGGACACATCGGCGTGCTGCACCTCGGCGGACTGGCCGGATGCGGGTTCACGGTCGTACCCGCGTTCGTTGCCGACGGTTTGGCCATCCGAAGGCCGACACCGGGTATGGAGGCACATCTCGGACGGCCAACACCCGCGCACTCGGTCTAG
- a CDS encoding MFS transporter, with protein sequence MATGVTRSQRFVLALVCAVAVSTIYAIQPVIEAAGAGLGLARESMGGLVAAGQIGYFAGLILLVPLGDVVNRRRLITVHLILTATGAAVAAAAPNGAVAVAGLVVAGLFAVVVQVTVAYVAAVSAPSERGRNIGAVTSGVVIGILGVRVLAGVLGDTVGWRAVYALLAVLCVTLAYIVHATLDADRGTPGARYTQVLASMRRLVRTDRLFLSRGLITFFLFASFGTLWTGLALPLGAEPWNFGTTQIGLFGLVGLAGALGAARAGRWADAGRAQLITGSALALLTVSWLLIAQLRTTLALLVIGIVLLDFAVQAVHVSSQHLLTAAHPDRASSVIGAYMAFYSLGSALGAITTTWAYGTWGWAASCWAGAGYSLAGLAVWGFTQIPRRTSGAQHASHPENRLQPHG encoded by the coding sequence ATGGCGACAGGTGTGACAAGGTCGCAGCGATTCGTGCTGGCGCTGGTGTGCGCGGTGGCCGTGTCGACGATCTATGCGATCCAGCCGGTGATCGAGGCCGCGGGCGCCGGCCTCGGATTGGCGCGTGAATCGATGGGCGGGCTGGTCGCCGCCGGACAGATCGGCTATTTCGCCGGTCTGATCCTGCTGGTCCCGCTCGGCGACGTGGTGAATCGCCGCAGGCTCATCACCGTGCATCTGATACTCACCGCCACGGGCGCCGCCGTCGCGGCCGCCGCCCCGAACGGCGCCGTCGCGGTCGCCGGACTGGTGGTCGCGGGCCTGTTCGCGGTGGTGGTGCAGGTGACCGTCGCCTACGTGGCCGCGGTCTCCGCACCGAGCGAGCGGGGCCGCAATATCGGCGCGGTCACCTCGGGTGTGGTGATCGGCATCCTCGGCGTCCGCGTACTCGCGGGCGTCCTGGGCGATACGGTCGGTTGGCGCGCGGTGTACGCGCTGCTCGCCGTGCTCTGCGTGACCCTGGCGTATATCGTCCACGCGACGCTCGACGCCGATCGCGGAACTCCCGGTGCGCGATACACGCAGGTGCTGGCGTCCATGCGGCGGCTCGTGCGCACGGATCGCCTGTTCCTGAGCCGAGGCCTGATCACCTTCTTCCTCTTCGCGTCGTTCGGGACGCTCTGGACCGGGCTCGCCCTCCCCCTCGGCGCCGAGCCATGGAACTTCGGCACAACGCAGATCGGCCTGTTCGGCTTGGTTGGCCTGGCCGGAGCGCTCGGCGCCGCCCGCGCGGGCCGATGGGCCGATGCCGGGCGCGCGCAGCTGATCACCGGTTCCGCACTGGCGCTGCTCACCGTGTCCTGGCTGCTCATCGCACAGCTCCGGACGACGCTTGCGCTGCTGGTCATCGGCATCGTGCTGCTCGACTTCGCCGTCCAGGCGGTGCACGTGAGCAGCCAGCATCTGTTGACCGCGGCGCATCCGGACCGCGCCAGCAGCGTCATCGGGGCCTACATGGCCTTCTATTCCCTCGGATCCGCACTCGGCGCGATCACGACCACCTGGGCGTACGGCACCTGGGGTTGGGCGGCCTCGTGCTGGGCCGGAGCGGGCTATTCCCTTGCCGGACTTGCTGTTTGGGGATTCACCCAGATACCGCGTCGAACGTCGGGCGCGCAGCACGCGAGCCATCCGGAAAACCGGTTGCAACCGCACGGGTAG
- a CDS encoding helix-turn-helix domain-containing protein — MREVKLAATLKRLVDEGEFQGNRRQVCAELNITPAALSQYIRGQTMPSVEKLIAMADLFKVSLDFLMFGEDTVAGPGGVLEYGPIARYMEVSISSIRADIAAETAFVAKIGTILTDQITEAARTAARRAMTLHGMLDRVQILELERFSEDSTIVTGNLDDDIVEVNSDIERGMAAGNFITVVAENLAKKRRYHFVLSPDMPDREQVAQRYRTLLLGKGLSRKDLERCRFSVAASNLFVGFGLYTLDVDGLRRKSPVLFQYVEPYLGNGGRVGYIEPPSSPFQAFFLMDRGRQQSASEALARLCQ, encoded by the coding sequence ATGCGCGAGGTGAAGCTGGCCGCGACGCTGAAGCGACTCGTCGACGAGGGGGAATTCCAGGGCAATCGCAGGCAGGTCTGCGCCGAGCTGAATATTACTCCGGCGGCATTGTCGCAGTACATCAGAGGGCAGACGATGCCGAGTGTGGAAAAGCTGATCGCAATGGCGGACCTATTCAAGGTGTCGCTGGATTTCTTGATGTTCGGCGAGGATACTGTCGCCGGGCCGGGCGGTGTCCTCGAATATGGACCAATCGCCCGCTACATGGAGGTGAGTATTTCCTCGATACGTGCCGACATTGCCGCGGAGACCGCCTTCGTCGCAAAAATCGGAACGATCCTGACCGATCAGATCACGGAGGCGGCCCGGACCGCTGCCCGGCGGGCGATGACGCTGCACGGGATGCTCGACCGAGTGCAGATTCTCGAACTCGAGCGTTTCAGTGAAGACAGCACGATCGTCACCGGGAACCTCGATGACGATATCGTCGAGGTCAACAGCGATATCGAGCGGGGTATGGCCGCGGGCAACTTCATCACGGTCGTTGCCGAGAACTTGGCGAAGAAACGACGCTACCACTTCGTCCTGTCGCCGGATATGCCCGATCGTGAGCAGGTGGCCCAGCGATATCGGACGCTGCTGCTCGGGAAGGGGCTGAGCCGCAAAGATCTGGAACGTTGCCGATTCAGCGTCGCCGCCAGCAACCTATTCGTCGGCTTCGGGTTGTACACGCTGGATGTCGACGGTTTGCGCCGGAAGAGCCCGGTATTATTCCAATACGTCGAGCCTTATCTGGGCAATGGCGGCAGGGTCGGTTACATTGAACCGCCATCGTCGCCGTTCCAAGCTTTTTTCTTGATGGACCGGGGACGCCAGCAGTCGGCGTCCGAGGCGTTGGCACGATTGTGCCAGTAA
- a CDS encoding winged helix-turn-helix transcriptional regulator, with translation MITTLGTGREWTDPTCPVARTADLVGDRWSLLIVRDAMDGAATFTEFQQRLGIARNILTDRLRRLVDHGILATAPSGKRHTYELTEAGRDLFTVVVAMRQWGERHAFAAGEPHSVLVDRDGDPIAQLCAENRDGEPVSAATTRVRKVGDL, from the coding sequence ATGATCACGACGCTCGGTACCGGCCGCGAATGGACCGATCCCACCTGTCCTGTCGCGCGAACCGCCGACCTCGTCGGCGACCGGTGGAGCCTGCTGATCGTGCGCGACGCCATGGACGGCGCGGCCACCTTCACCGAATTCCAGCAGCGCCTCGGCATCGCCCGGAATATCCTTACTGATCGCCTGCGCAGGCTGGTCGATCACGGCATCCTCGCCACCGCCCCCAGCGGTAAGCGGCACACCTACGAACTCACCGAAGCGGGTCGTGACCTCTTCACCGTCGTGGTGGCGATGCGCCAGTGGGGCGAACGCCACGCCTTCGCCGCCGGTGAACCCCACTCGGTGCTCGTGGACCGCGACGGCGACCCGATCGCCCAGTTGTGCGCCGAAAACCGCGACGGCGAACCGGTTTCCGCGGCGACCACCCGGGTCCGCAAGGTGGGTGATTTGTAA
- a CDS encoding vWA domain-containing protein has protein sequence MSRSRAKSAETQQDPATIAYLAGLALVRANPALDALQVNFCRDPKCTSAPEHGLAAVDSNGAIHAHPTRRADPDEWAWALAHCLLHLGFGHVPAAKTERRQPDRFELAARCAVVGRFQQKFAVGRCPDRLPATYPAGDEEQLARRWRLEGIPAEYESCGAAGPEPDQILQPMNTWNTAVPDWPEVFAHALTRTISAAMDVAGGRREKFTGERIPLRAWDRALSWFISSYPLLGGIAAGLTLVADAEIARAHDISIAAVSATAGEIYINPLIRYTDEEWRFVLAHEMLHAALRHGDRCGARDPYLFNIAADYVINGWLREMDVGDMPEGLLYDPELQGLSAEEIYDRIAVDLRRLRRLATLRGKGRGDILGEPIARGPAHYVDLDEFYRRGLAQGFELHSARDRGLLPAGLIEEIRALTHPPIPWDAQLARWFDEFVPRPQPVRSYARPSRRQSATPDIPRAGRWYPPEEVARCTFGVVLDTSGSMSRTLLGKALGAIASYAEARDVPAARVIFCDAAPHDAGFLPVTEIAGRVRVRGRGGTVLQPGIDLLQRARDFPSGAPILVITDAECDVLRIRREHAFLIPEGARLPFTAQGPVFRVR, from the coding sequence GTGAGCCGATCGCGCGCGAAAAGCGCCGAGACCCAACAAGATCCGGCGACGATCGCCTATCTGGCCGGTCTCGCGCTGGTGCGGGCGAACCCGGCGCTCGACGCATTGCAGGTCAACTTCTGCCGGGACCCGAAATGCACCTCGGCACCGGAACACGGGCTGGCCGCCGTCGATTCGAACGGCGCGATACACGCACACCCGACCCGCCGCGCCGACCCGGACGAATGGGCTTGGGCGCTGGCACACTGCCTGCTGCACCTCGGCTTCGGTCATGTCCCGGCCGCGAAAACCGAACGCCGCCAACCGGATCGGTTCGAGCTGGCGGCCCGCTGCGCCGTGGTCGGCCGCTTCCAGCAGAAGTTCGCCGTCGGCCGCTGCCCGGACCGGCTGCCCGCCACCTACCCCGCGGGTGACGAGGAGCAACTGGCCCGGCGGTGGCGGCTCGAGGGCATTCCCGCGGAGTACGAATCCTGTGGCGCCGCCGGACCAGAGCCCGACCAGATACTGCAACCGATGAACACGTGGAATACCGCGGTGCCGGATTGGCCCGAGGTGTTCGCGCACGCACTCACCCGGACGATCTCGGCCGCCATGGATGTGGCGGGCGGACGGCGCGAGAAGTTCACCGGAGAGCGAATTCCGTTGCGCGCCTGGGATCGCGCCCTCAGCTGGTTCATCTCCTCCTATCCCCTGCTCGGCGGCATCGCGGCCGGTCTCACCCTGGTGGCCGACGCGGAAATCGCCCGCGCGCACGATATTTCCATCGCGGCGGTCAGCGCGACGGCCGGGGAGATCTATATCAACCCGCTGATCCGCTACACCGACGAGGAGTGGCGTTTCGTGCTGGCACACGAGATGCTGCACGCCGCGCTGCGGCACGGCGACCGCTGCGGCGCTCGCGACCCGTACCTGTTCAATATCGCGGCCGACTATGTCATCAACGGCTGGCTGCGTGAGATGGATGTCGGCGACATGCCCGAGGGTTTGCTGTACGACCCTGAGCTCCAAGGCCTTTCGGCCGAGGAGATCTACGACCGGATCGCCGTGGACCTGCGCAGGCTGCGCCGCCTCGCGACGCTGCGCGGCAAGGGCCGCGGCGATATTCTCGGCGAGCCGATCGCCCGCGGCCCCGCCCATTACGTCGACCTCGACGAGTTCTACCGTCGCGGTTTGGCGCAGGGCTTCGAATTGCACAGCGCCCGCGATCGCGGCCTGCTTCCGGCCGGACTGATCGAGGAGATCCGTGCGCTGACCCATCCACCGATCCCGTGGGACGCCCAATTGGCGAGGTGGTTCGACGAATTCGTGCCGCGCCCGCAACCGGTGCGCAGCTACGCCCGGCCGTCCCGCCGCCAGTCCGCCACCCCGGATATCCCCCGTGCCGGCCGGTGGTATCCGCCGGAAGAGGTGGCGCGCTGCACCTTCGGGGTCGTGCTCGACACCTCCGGCTCGATGAGCCGCACACTGCTCGGAAAGGCGTTGGGCGCCATCGCATCCTATGCCGAGGCGCGCGATGTGCCCGCCGCGCGCGTCATCTTCTGCGATGCCGCCCCGCACGACGCCGGATTCCTTCCCGTCACCGAGATCGCCGGACGCGTCCGGGTGCGCGGCCGCGGCGGCACGGTGCTCCAGCCCGGCATCGACCTGCTGCAGCGCGCCCGCGACTTCCCTTCCGGCGCACCAATTCTGGTCATCACCGACGCCGAATGCGATGTGCTGCGCATCCGGCGCGAACACGCCTTCCTCATCCCCGAGGGCGCCCGGCTGCCGTTCACCGCACAGGGACCGGTGTTCCGGGTGCGGTGA